The following coding sequences lie in one Arachis ipaensis cultivar K30076 chromosome B03, Araip1.1, whole genome shotgun sequence genomic window:
- the LOC110269523 gene encoding serine/threonine-protein phosphatase 7 long form homolog: protein MDGPLNLLFVWAWERMPCISPAPRHILPPAEIPVAMRWSHADRSTAWLEKTVVTFRVDIDYMQEFEWRPYQGMNIPVELHRHLDVCDIVAPLLSFECIEWHPADRVMRQFGFLQPPPRAPRDIPLEQHCMALRGVQLYDWTVLLGDWIVEWGNRRNTRMRDLHPLPTWDFIPTPEYRDSPPLKQKQ, encoded by the exons ATGGATGGTCCTCTTAACCTGTTGTTTGTTTGGGCATGGGAGCGAATGCCGTGTATTTCACCCGCACCGAGGCATATCCTTCCACCTGCTGAGATACCAGTTGCCATGAG GTGGAGTCATGCGGATCGGAGTACAGCGTGGTTGGAGAAGACTGTTGTGACATTTAGGGTTGATATAGACTACATGCAGGAG TTTGAGTGGCGGCCGTACCAGGGAATGAACATTCCCGTCGAGTTACACAGACATCTTGATGTGTGTGATATCGTTGCTCCGTTGTTGTCGTTTGAGTGTATCGAGTGGCACCCTGCGGATCGAGTGATGCGTCAGTTTGGGTTCTTACAGCCCCCACCGCGAGCACCTAGGGACATTCCACTAGAGCAGCATTGCATGGCTCTTCGCGGAGTGCAGCTTTATGACTGGACAGTTTTGCTTGGGGATTGGATAGTGGAGTGGGGCAACAGGCGAAACACTCGTATGCGGGATCTACACCCCCTTCCGACATGGGACTTCATACCGACCCCGGAGTATCGGGATTCCCCTCCACTAAAGCAAAAGCAATAG